The following proteins come from a genomic window of Halorussus halophilus:
- a CDS encoding alpha/beta fold hydrolase, translated as MTTNALSVPDDAVDSADSEETAPQVVETSAGTTLCYATYGDPEGTPLVFFHGTPGSRLLGRLFDDMARENGVRVLAPDRPGYGRSALPSDYDLPDIEEGIAALAESVDAERVAVAGFSGGAPYALAAATSASERVRSVDLVSGAVPPAYEENLPTALRVMRRLATTTPSLLSAGFGFQAALARLLPPDAIVSQYTTESSPVEVSERVARLVEHDFREAFAETASGAVRDSQLFASSWNFDPETTSCPVRFWHGELDENVPVEGVRDFSASISHANLTVLDAHGHLETLLGARERVVRAVSQ; from the coding sequence ATGACTACCAACGCACTCTCAGTGCCCGACGATGCTGTGGATTCCGCCGACTCCGAAGAGACGGCGCCCCAAGTTGTCGAAACGAGCGCGGGGACGACGCTCTGCTACGCGACGTACGGCGACCCCGAGGGAACGCCGCTCGTCTTCTTCCACGGAACCCCCGGTTCGCGCCTCCTCGGCCGTCTCTTCGACGACATGGCGCGCGAGAACGGCGTCCGCGTACTCGCACCCGACCGACCGGGATACGGCCGCTCTGCACTTCCGAGCGATTACGACCTCCCGGACATCGAGGAGGGAATCGCTGCACTCGCCGAGAGCGTCGATGCAGAGCGAGTCGCCGTCGCGGGCTTCTCTGGGGGCGCGCCGTACGCGCTCGCGGCCGCCACGAGTGCCTCGGAGCGAGTTCGTTCCGTGGACCTCGTTTCGGGGGCCGTTCCGCCGGCATACGAGGAGAACCTACCGACGGCCCTCCGAGTCATGCGGCGACTGGCGACGACGACGCCGAGTCTCCTCTCGGCGGGGTTTGGATTTCAGGCCGCACTGGCTCGATTGCTTCCGCCAGACGCAATCGTCTCGCAGTACACCACCGAATCGAGTCCTGTCGAAGTATCCGAGCGAGTCGCACGACTGGTCGAACATGACTTTCGGGAAGCATTCGCCGAAACGGCAAGCGGGGCGGTTAGAGACTCCCAACTGTTCGCTTCGTCGTGGAACTTCGACCCCGAGACGACGTCCTGTCCGGTCCGGTTCTGGCACGGTGAACTGGACGAGAACGTACCCGTCGAAGGGGTACGCGACTTCTCCGCATCGATTTCTCACGCCAATCTGACCGTGTTGGACGCACACGGCCATCTGGAGACCTTGCTCGGTGCGCGCGAACGGGTCGTCCGGGCAGTCAGTCAGTAG
- a CDS encoding DsbA family protein has product MSRMTNDALAVYSDYVCPFCYLGKAAMEQYREQADDPPEVEWQFYDLRGYKRDDSGEIHDEVDDGKDDDYFAQVEENVERLKDRYDVEMTLDYSLDVDSWDAQQAALYVRQSYDEETFLEFHEAIFEALWQDGRDIGDADVLVEIAEGVGLDGAEIRDATEDETLEAELRERFEEAQKRGVSGIPTFAYEGHAARGAIPPEQFERLVEGA; this is encoded by the coding sequence CTGTCTCGTATGACCAACGACGCGCTCGCCGTCTATTCGGACTACGTCTGCCCGTTCTGCTACCTCGGGAAAGCCGCGATGGAGCAGTACCGCGAGCAGGCAGACGACCCACCCGAAGTCGAGTGGCAGTTCTACGACCTTCGAGGGTACAAACGCGACGACTCCGGCGAGATTCACGACGAGGTAGACGATGGCAAGGACGACGACTACTTCGCGCAGGTCGAGGAGAACGTCGAGCGTCTGAAAGACCGCTACGACGTGGAGATGACGCTCGACTACTCGCTCGACGTGGACTCGTGGGACGCCCAGCAGGCCGCGCTCTACGTTCGCCAGAGTTACGACGAGGAGACCTTCTTGGAGTTCCACGAGGCGATTTTCGAGGCGCTCTGGCAGGACGGGCGCGACATCGGTGATGCAGACGTGCTGGTCGAGATTGCGGAAGGTGTTGGCTTGGACGGAGCGGAGATTCGGGATGCGACCGAGGACGAGACCCTGGAAGCAGAACTGCGCGAGCGATTCGAGGAGGCGCAAAAGAGAGGTGTGAGTGGAATTCCGACGTTCGCGTACGAGGGGCACGCGGCGCGAGGTGCGATTCCGCCGGAGCAATTCGAGCGACTAGTCGAAGGTGCCTGA
- a CDS encoding thioredoxin family protein → MTTRSDSPDTPVQLADADELAAFVATHDLVLVDFYTNGCAICQSIEPVVGNVARATEAAVGTLNPRDDPELIDTYDVRSVPTLLLFEDGELVDRLAEGFQETQAVVEFVENRGE, encoded by the coding sequence GTGACCACTCGCTCAGATTCCCCCGACACGCCGGTCCAGTTGGCCGACGCCGATGAGTTAGCCGCCTTCGTCGCCACTCACGACCTCGTACTGGTCGATTTCTACACGAACGGGTGTGCTATCTGTCAATCAATCGAACCTGTCGTCGGCAACGTCGCCCGCGCGACCGAAGCGGCGGTCGGCACGCTGAATCCCCGTGACGACCCCGAGCTAATCGACACATACGACGTGCGGAGCGTGCCGACCCTGTTGCTGTTCGAAGACGGCGAACTGGTCGATAGGTTGGCGGAGGGGTTTCAGGAAACGCAGGCGGTCGTGGAGTTTGTGGAGAATCGCGGGGAGTAA
- a CDS encoding universal stress protein, with protein MYDRVLVPTDGSEESRRAATHGVELASRFGGLVRALYVVDDRYSGLEFGDADGDPVTQALEHDGEEATEAVENAAAERRVEATSELREGIPADAILDAIAEWDADLVVMGTHGRTGLEHFLVGSTAERVVRYSPVPVLTVRANGQDATDYETIVVATDGSEPADDAITEALTVANAYDATVHVLSVVDTRLSQSAALLESLEIEAKNAVSDAIEQVTTDDEDGDVDVTTTVMEGVPAAAIVDYAADNDADLLVVGTRGVTGLDRFVTGSTAERVVRTSPVPVLTVPAEESKNEE; from the coding sequence ATGTACGACCGGGTACTGGTCCCAACCGACGGGAGCGAGGAATCCCGCCGGGCGGCGACTCACGGGGTGGAACTGGCATCGCGGTTCGGGGGTCTCGTCCGCGCCCTGTACGTCGTGGACGACCGCTACAGCGGCTTAGAGTTCGGCGACGCGGACGGCGACCCAGTCACGCAGGCACTCGAACACGACGGTGAGGAAGCCACCGAAGCGGTCGAGAACGCCGCGGCGGAGCGACGCGTCGAAGCGACGAGCGAACTCCGGGAGGGCATCCCGGCGGACGCGATTCTGGACGCCATCGCAGAGTGGGACGCCGACCTCGTGGTGATGGGAACCCACGGGCGGACCGGCCTCGAACACTTTCTGGTGGGAAGCACCGCAGAGCGCGTCGTCCGGTACTCGCCAGTGCCAGTGCTGACGGTGCGAGCGAACGGACAGGACGCGACCGACTACGAGACGATAGTCGTCGCAACCGACGGGAGCGAACCCGCAGACGACGCCATCACCGAAGCGCTGACCGTCGCCAACGCCTACGACGCGACCGTTCACGTGCTGTCGGTGGTCGATACGCGACTCTCACAGTCGGCGGCGCTGCTGGAGTCGCTCGAAATCGAGGCGAAAAACGCAGTCAGCGACGCCATCGAGCAGGTCACGACCGACGACGAGGACGGCGACGTAGACGTGACGACGACGGTGATGGAAGGCGTCCCCGCGGCGGCAATCGTCGATTACGCGGCGGACAACGACGCCGACCTACTCGTCGTCGGGACGCGCGGCGTGACTGGACTGGACCGGTTCGTCACCGGTAGCACGGCCGAGCGAGTGGTTCGAACGTCGCCGGTGCCGGTGTTGACGGTACCAGCGGAAGAAAGCAAGAATGAGGAATAA